The Tachysurus fulvidraco isolate hzauxx_2018 chromosome 19, HZAU_PFXX_2.0, whole genome shotgun sequence genomic sequence TAAAGCTGTGTATTGCACAAGCTGCTCTTACACTGAGCGGATGTTATTGCATAATCTAATTGTTGAAGCTTGATCTTTTCCCTGGGGCTCTGAGGGTCCTTTTGAGGGTGTGTTCAAGACAGACTGCCTCATATAGCACATCTGCAGTGGTAGTGTCCTCTTTAGTAAACTCATTTACTACCTGAGTGTAACTTTTAATCTGGCCAAAAAGACCTGACTTGAGCGTTCTTGCTGCTCACAGGTTTCAGTTTCTAGTCTCGCAAACCAGACTATTATCACACCAGGTGTTTTCCAAATAAACATGGCCAAGGACTGTTTCCAGTGACAAAAGAAGACAAgagccacgttcacactgcaggtaaaagtggcccaaatctgatttttttttgggtccagtgaccaggtcagacttcttcaggagtagtgtgaacactcaaatctagcccagatctgatttttttcaaattagattcagaccacttccatatgtggtcctgaatcagacccaaatcagattttttccaatgtggccgcagtgtgaacacccaaggcggatttgatgcgacttttacgtcaatctacatcgacacttgtcacaattatgcgccggcgagtacgcacacagacgtgactacgcctacaaaatggatcaaatatTCAGAAGTTGCCCTCGACATCCGAAAATGTTCAAAAACGCTGCGTCTCtgtgctgccattacacaaacatttagaaagaaaagcgaaaatgctTACTTGCTCCATAAGCTCGCCaactttagcgcaacggcgtgctgcatgtgacgtcattgttattgttcgtttgcgcatgcgggtcagttcgaaacagcagacagttcacactggtatctgatatactgtaggccacattttaaaaggtaatgtaaacagccaaacaaaaaaatcagatctgagcaaaatatctgaattgagcattaagacttgcagcgTGAACGTGACCAAAATGACTGTCATGGCCGATGACTAACCGGGCGTAAcatcagtgaacattttgtTAACTTTTTACAGTCTAGTTACCATAATCATGCTCCAAATTGCACCAGAGACCATAGTGTCCTGTTCAGAACCAACGCACAGAAGCACTGGAAGCCAATCAGACTTCAACCTTCAGAATAGTGTACCAGAGGTTCTGTGTGCTGTGGGCAGAGCATCTGCAGTCAAGAGTCATTATTTTACTTGTGTCTATCTCTGTCCACAGTCGGAGCGAGCAACCGAGGGGGTCATTCAGCCAGGCGTGATGCAGCGCGGAGTTTCAGACTTGTGTCTGGAGCTTGAGGCTGATGCGACTGTTCGAGATGGAACACGTCCCCGGCTGGGTCTGGACAACCTGCAACAGAAGATGTTGAAGGTGACTGAACAGCTGCGTATCGAGCAGGCCTTGAGGGACGAGAATGTGGCAGAGTACCTGAAGCTCATTGATACCGCTGACAAGCAGCAAAGCAGTCGCATCAAGCATGTGTTCGAGAAGAAGAACCAGAAGTCCGCACAGAGCATCGCACAGCTGCAACGCAAGCTCGAGCAATACCACCGGAAGATCAAGGAATGCGATACTGCCGCCTCGGCCAACGGCACCAAACAGGCACAGATGCCTAGTAAAGATGTTAAAGAAGCTAAAGAAGCATCCAGGGACAGCCTGAAAGACTGCGTCAAGGAAACAGGGGCCAGAAGTGCATGTACCCGAAACCAACATTTGGACAAGGTGAAGACAGTGGGCCCAGGGGTCTCACTCTCGCCACCGTTCTTCTTCAACAAGTCACGAGGCATCGCCAGCCTCATCCGCAACAAATTTGGCAGCGCTGACAACATCGCACACCTGAAGAGCACAATGGAGACGGGAGGCGGGCTGAGAGCCGAGGGGGCGGGACGAGCACTGAGCGGCAGCGCCACGCTAACGAGCAAGCCAAAGTATCCGAGCGACGATGAGTGTTCAACAGGCACATCAGCTTCAGCAGAGAGCAGTGGGCACGGCGGACAGGCCGAGGACGGACAGGTGGAGAGTGTAAGCAGACTTAGTGATGCTCTGGAGGAGGTCAGGGAGCTTCGAGACGCACAGGGTCACCTCACCGAGGACATCGAAAGTCTGAGGAACCAAGCCAAACGTAATTACGGCTTCATCTCCCAGATGTTGCAGGAAGAGCGCTACAGGTACACAGACCATTACAGATGTTAGAATGATGCTCACAGGTAAAAAAATACCACTGCAATGCTTAAAATCCCAAATTATTTTCCAGTAcatttaggttaaataaccttCGGATTATCTGATATAGGAAATGttgtacttttacatttactacatttttttgtaccatttcaaattaaacagaaaaaccagcagaataaatgtgtgaaaGTTATTAGATGTGTGAGTAGTTAAAAATTTcctaaagatttatttatttcatttcatttcttttttttttctggattaaTCTGAAGTGATGCTTTATTGGGTGCTTTATATACTACACTATTCCCATTATTCCCACTAcagtatttttcatttttcacgtcacacacacactctcacgcaccaCGTCTCCTCTGGTAGGTGTGAACGACTAGAGGATCAGTTGAACGACCTGACGGAGCTGCATCAAAACGAGACCACCAACCTGAAGCAGGAACTAGCCAGCATCGAGGAGAAAGTAGCCTACCAGGCCTACGAGCGAGCCCGTGACATGCAGGTacgcacagcacacacaaacacactgcagtcTGTCTAAATATTCAGCCTGTATGAGACAAATATCCCAAATGAGGAACATTTCTTTCTTGCATAACCGTGACGTAGCTTTTTAAACCAGATGCAACCAGGAGCAAGCCACACTGCTGCAGTCACACATGCTC encodes the following:
- the tmcc3 gene encoding transmembrane and coiled-coil domain protein 3 is translated as MSERATEGVIQPGVMQRGVSDLCLELEADATVRDGTRPRLGLDNLQQKMLKVTEQLRIEQALRDENVAEYLKLIDTADKQQSSRIKHVFEKKNQKSAQSIAQLQRKLEQYHRKIKECDTAASANGTKQAQMPSKDVKEAKEASRDSLKDCVKETGARSACTRNQHLDKVKTVGPGVSLSPPFFFNKSRGIASLIRNKFGSADNIAHLKSTMETGGGLRAEGAGRALSGSATLTSKPKYPSDDECSTGTSASAESSGHGGQAEDGQVESVSRLSDALEEVRELRDAQGHLTEDIESLRNQAKRNYGFISQMLQEERYRCERLEDQLNDLTELHQNETTNLKQELASIEEKVAYQAYERARDMQEALEACQTRLSKLELQQQQQQLVQLESTDAKLLLGKCINIMLAIATVILVCVSTAAKFTAPLLRSRLHVLATLACMCLLALGWSHWEHVQCVVEQILLTR